From one Lycium barbarum isolate Lr01 chromosome 6, ASM1917538v2, whole genome shotgun sequence genomic stretch:
- the LOC132645544 gene encoding probable polygalacturonase — protein sequence MMVKTGWLLLVILGLVFSTLEGAEGRKGRILEGSSYELTYSAISCRRHSASIKDFGGVGDGKTLNTKAFQKAVNQLSKYASDGGAQLVVPAGHWLTGSFNLTSHFTLFLHKDAVLLASQEINQWPLIDPLPSYGRGRDAPGGRYISLIFGTNLTDVIITGENGTIDGQGALWWQQFHKEKLKYTRPYLIELMHSNKIQISNLTLVNSPSWNIHPVYSSNIIIQGITILAPVTSPNTDGIDPDSCTNIRLEDNYIVSGDDCVAVKSGWDEYGIKYGMPTSHLIIRRLTCISPSSAAIALGSEMSGGIQDVRIQDITAIHTESGIRIKTAIGRGGFVKDVYVKGMKLHTMKWVFWMTGNYGSHADTHWDPKAIPEIKGINYRDVVAENVSMAGQLDGISGHPFTGICMSNVTIGLAKKSEKYPWNCTNIEGISTSVQPPPCQLLADQGLKKSGMCDFPIESLPIDNIRMQRCSYRLNY from the exons ATG ATGGTGAAGACAGGTTGGTTGTTGTTAGTCATTCTAGGACTGGTGTTTTCAACTCTAGAAGGAGCAGAGGGAAGAAAAGGAAGAATTCTTGAAGGGTCCTCCTATGAGTTGACATACTCAGCAATAAGCTGCAGAAGGCACAGTGCATCCATAAAAGATTTTGGAGGGGTTGGAGATGGAAAAACACTCAACACAAAGGCATTTCAGAAAGCAGTAAATCAACTGAGTAAATATGCATCAGATGGTGGAGCTCAATTAGTTGTCCCTGCCGGTCACTGGCTCACTGGTAGTTTCAATCTTACTAGCCATTTCACTCTTTTTCTTCACAAGGATGCTGTTCTTCTTGCTTCTCAG GAAATAAACCAGTGGCCTCTGATAGACCCCTTACCATCCTATGGTCGTGGGAGGGATGCACCAGGAGGCAGGTATATCAGTCTCATTTTTGGTACTAACCTCACAGATGTCATCATCACAG GTGAGAATGGGACGATAGATGGGCAGGGTGCCCTGTGGTGGCAACAATTTCACAAGGAAAAGCTAAAATACACAAGACCTTACTTGATTGAACTCATGCATTCTAATAAGATTCAGATATCAAATCTAACCCTTGTTAACTCTCCTTCTTGGAATATCCATCCTGTTTATAGCAG CAATATCATTATCCAAGGCATCACTATTTTAGCACCTGTAACATCTCCAAATACTGATGGAATTGACCCAG ATTCTTGCACAAATATAAGACTGGAGGACAACTACATTGTATCTGGAGATGACTGTGTAGCAGTTAAAAGTGGCTGGGATGAGTATGGTATAAAATATGGAATGCCAACGAGTCATCTGATCATCAGACGTCTCACTTGCATTTCACCTTCCAGTGCAGCAATAGCATTAGGAAGTGAAATGTCAGGTGGAATTCAAGATGTGAGAATTCAAGACATTACAGCCATCCACACAGAATCAGGGATAAGGATCAAGACTGCCATAGGTAGAGGCGGCTTTGTCAAAGATGTATATGTCAAGGGGATGAAACTGCACACTATGAAATGGGTATTTTGGATGACAGGCAACTATGGTTCACATGCTGACACTCACTGGGATCCTAAAGCTATACCAGAGATAAAAGGGATCAATTACCGGGATGTGGTGGCTGAGAACGTGTCAATGGCCGGGCAGTTAGATGGGATATCCGGGCATCCTTTCACTGGAATCTGCATGTCCAATGTGACAATTGGTTTAGCAAAGAAGTCCGAGAAATATCCATGGAATTGCACTAATATTGAAGGAATTAGCACTAGTGTGCAACCTCCACCTTGTCAGTTGCTGGCAGATCAGGGCCTAAAGAAGAGTGGGATGTGTGATTTTCCTATAGAAAGTTTACCCATAGATAACATACGGATGCAAAGATGTTCTTATAGATTGAATTACTGA
- the LOC132645547 gene encoding protein BPS1, chloroplastic-like isoform X1 — translation MLGVAVFIYIKMSLPQEPHRPYLRFGNPFKMILPKGSYLSPKLLALLNSFEETLAGRLKSLKPGDMEDILSLSWMKQAISTLCAIHTDVKTLITDLELPVSDWDEKWIAVYLDNSLKMLDMCVAYSSEISRVSQGHLYLKCSLHNLDGSSTQFMKARSSLDGWKQHINSKNQRLENCFAILDSLTESLDLPKIKNSAKGKVLMHGMYGVRVVTVFICSIFAVAFSGSAAKLKDLQVHETCLWTDAFVDLRDFISGEIRSIYSGGKFTALKELEAVDVSVKNLYPIIQDGIDPIDTEQLELLTSDLTAKTEKLSEGLDLLAKEADKFFQILLTGRDALLCNLRVGSAVIKPVQPNNNVHKQMVK, via the exons ATGCTTGGTGTGGCTGTG TTTATCTATATTAAGATGAGTCTACCACAGGAACCACACCGCCCTTATCTCCgatttggaaatcctttcaaaatGATATTACCCAAGGGCTCATACTTGTCTCCCAAGCTTCTTGCTCTGTTGAATTCATTCGAGGAGACACTAGCAGGGAGGCTTAAGAGTCTTAAGCCTGGAGACATGGAAGATATCCTTAGCCTATCATGGATGAAACAAGCAATAAGCACGCTTTGTGCAATTCATACAGATGTGAAAACTCTTATTACTGATCTCGAGCTTCCTGTATCTGACTGGGATGAGAAGTGGATTGCTGTCTACTTGGACAATAGTTTGAAAATGCTGGATATGTGCGTTGCCTACAGCTCTGAGATTTCGAGGGTTAGCCAAGGCCACCTCTATCTTAAGTGCAGCTTGCACAACCTGGATGGCTCCTCAACACAGTTCATGAAGGCTCGTTCTTCGTTGGATGGATGGAAGCAGCATATTAATTCGAAGAACCAGAGACTGGAGAATTGCTTTGCCATCTTGGACAGCCTCACTGAATCACTGGACCTACCCAAGATCAAGAATTCTGCGAAAGGGAAAGTTCTGATGCACGGAATGTATGGGGTTAGGGTTGTAACTGTTTTCATATGTAGCATCTTCGCTGTCGCATTTTCAGGTTCTGCGGCGAAATTGAAGGATCTGCAGGTTCATGAGACTTGCTTGTGGACAGATGCTTTTGTTGATCTTCGTGATTTTATTAGTGGAGAGATTAGGAGCATATATTCTGGAGGAAAGTTCACAGCACTGAAGGAGCTTGAAGCGGTGGATGTTAGCGTGAAGAATTTATACCCAATCATACAGGATGGAATAGATCCTATTGACACAGAACAATTGGAACTTCTAACTTCAGATCTGACTGCAAAAACAGAAAAACTTTCGGAAGGACTAGATCTCCTAGCAAAGGAGGCAGATAAGTTCTTTCAAATCCTTCTAACCGGACGTGATGCTTTGCTTTGTAACCTTAGAGTTGGTAGTGCAGTCATTAAACcagtgcaaccaaacaacaatgTACATAAACAAATGGtgaagtga
- the LOC132645547 gene encoding protein BPS1, chloroplastic-like isoform X2 produces the protein MSLPQEPHRPYLRFGNPFKMILPKGSYLSPKLLALLNSFEETLAGRLKSLKPGDMEDILSLSWMKQAISTLCAIHTDVKTLITDLELPVSDWDEKWIAVYLDNSLKMLDMCVAYSSEISRVSQGHLYLKCSLHNLDGSSTQFMKARSSLDGWKQHINSKNQRLENCFAILDSLTESLDLPKIKNSAKGKVLMHGMYGVRVVTVFICSIFAVAFSGSAAKLKDLQVHETCLWTDAFVDLRDFISGEIRSIYSGGKFTALKELEAVDVSVKNLYPIIQDGIDPIDTEQLELLTSDLTAKTEKLSEGLDLLAKEADKFFQILLTGRDALLCNLRVGSAVIKPVQPNNNVHKQMVK, from the coding sequence ATGAGTCTACCACAGGAACCACACCGCCCTTATCTCCgatttggaaatcctttcaaaatGATATTACCCAAGGGCTCATACTTGTCTCCCAAGCTTCTTGCTCTGTTGAATTCATTCGAGGAGACACTAGCAGGGAGGCTTAAGAGTCTTAAGCCTGGAGACATGGAAGATATCCTTAGCCTATCATGGATGAAACAAGCAATAAGCACGCTTTGTGCAATTCATACAGATGTGAAAACTCTTATTACTGATCTCGAGCTTCCTGTATCTGACTGGGATGAGAAGTGGATTGCTGTCTACTTGGACAATAGTTTGAAAATGCTGGATATGTGCGTTGCCTACAGCTCTGAGATTTCGAGGGTTAGCCAAGGCCACCTCTATCTTAAGTGCAGCTTGCACAACCTGGATGGCTCCTCAACACAGTTCATGAAGGCTCGTTCTTCGTTGGATGGATGGAAGCAGCATATTAATTCGAAGAACCAGAGACTGGAGAATTGCTTTGCCATCTTGGACAGCCTCACTGAATCACTGGACCTACCCAAGATCAAGAATTCTGCGAAAGGGAAAGTTCTGATGCACGGAATGTATGGGGTTAGGGTTGTAACTGTTTTCATATGTAGCATCTTCGCTGTCGCATTTTCAGGTTCTGCGGCGAAATTGAAGGATCTGCAGGTTCATGAGACTTGCTTGTGGACAGATGCTTTTGTTGATCTTCGTGATTTTATTAGTGGAGAGATTAGGAGCATATATTCTGGAGGAAAGTTCACAGCACTGAAGGAGCTTGAAGCGGTGGATGTTAGCGTGAAGAATTTATACCCAATCATACAGGATGGAATAGATCCTATTGACACAGAACAATTGGAACTTCTAACTTCAGATCTGACTGCAAAAACAGAAAAACTTTCGGAAGGACTAGATCTCCTAGCAAAGGAGGCAGATAAGTTCTTTCAAATCCTTCTAACCGGACGTGATGCTTTGCTTTGTAACCTTAGAGTTGGTAGTGCAGTCATTAAACcagtgcaaccaaacaacaatgTACATAAACAAATGGtgaagtga
- the LOC132645546 gene encoding mitogen-activated protein kinase homolog MMK2: protein MEPSSGDHGVQSNFKGVPSHGGRYVQYNVYGNLFEVSKKYVPLRPVGRGAYGIVCAAMNSETREEVAIKKIGNAFDNRIDAKRTLREIKLLRHMDHDNVVAIKDIIRPPQTENFNDVYIIYELMDTDLHQIIRSNQQLTDDHCRYFLYQILRGLKYIHSANVLHRDLKPSNLLLNANCDLKVGDFGLARTTSETDFMTEYVVTRWYRAPELLLNCSEYTAAIDIWSVGCILGEMMTRQPLFPGKDYVHQLRLITELIGSPDDASLGFLRSDNARRYVRQLPQYPRQQFAARFPNSSPGAVDLLEKMLVFDPSRRVTVDEALCHPYLAPLHDINEEPVCPRPFSFDFEQPSFTEENIKELIWRESVNFNPDPTH, encoded by the exons ATGGAGCCAAGTTCAGGTGATCATGGTGTGCAAAGTAATTTCAAAGGAGTTCCATCACATGGTGGTCGTTATGTACAGTATAATGTGTATGGTAATCTTTTTGAAGTTTCCAAAAAGTATGTTCCTCTTAGACCTGTTGGTCGTGGAGCTTATGGCATCGTTTG TGCCGCTATGAATTCGGAAACACGTGAGGAAGTAGCTATTAAGAAGATTGGCAATGCATTTGACAATAGAATTGATGCGAAAAGGACACTACGAGAGATAAAGCTTCTTCGTCACATGGATCATGACAAT GTGGTAGCCATTAAAGATATTATAAGGCCTCCACAAACTGAGAATTTCAATGATGTATACATTATTTATGAACTGATGGACACTGATCTTCATCAGATAATTCGTTCCAACCAACAATTGACTGATGATCACTGTCGG TATTTCCTATACCAAATATTACGAGGACTCAAGTACATTCACTCTGCCAATGTCCTTCATCGTGATCTAAAACCCAGCAATTTGCTTCTCAATGCGAATTGTGACCTAAAAGTTGGAGATTTCGGGCTTGCAAGGACAACATCTGAGACAGATTTCATGACGGAATATGTCGTAACACGTTGGTATCGTGCACCGGAGTTGCTCCTTAATTGTTCAGAATATACAGCAGCAATTGATATCTGGTCAGTAGGTTGCATACTGGGTGAGATGATGACAAGACAACCTCTCTTTCCCGGCAAGGATTACGTTCACCAGTTGAGACTTATCACAGAG CTCATAGGATCACCTGATGATGCCAGTCTTGGATTTCTCCGGAGTGATAATGCTCGGAGATATGTTAGACAGCTCCCGCAGTACCCAAGGCAACAATTTGCTGCTAGATTCCCCAATTCATCTCCTGGAGCTGTTGATTTGCTTGAAAAAATGCTCGTCTTTGATCCAAGCAGGCGTGTTACAG TTGATGAAGCTCTCTGCCACCCCTACTTGGCACCTCTTCATGATATCAATGAGGAGCCTGTTTGTCCTAGGCCTTTCAGTTTTGACTTTGAGCAGCCATCTTTTACTGAAGAAAATATCAAGGAACTCATCTGGAGGGAATCCGTGAACTTTAATCCAGATCCAACTCACTGA